In the genome of Monodelphis domestica isolate mMonDom1 chromosome 2, mMonDom1.pri, whole genome shotgun sequence, one region contains:
- the SOCS3 gene encoding suppressor of cytokine signaling 3 — protein sequence MVTHSKFPATGMNRPLDTSLRLKTFSSKSEYQLVVNAVRKLQESGFYWSAVTGGEANLLLSAEPAGTFLIRDSSDQRHFFTLSVKTQSGTKNLRIQCEGGSFSLQSDPRSTQPVPRFDCVLKLVHHYMPPSSSSSSSSSSSSSSSSSTSSAASPSSLQDQMLPQPLPGAPPKRTYYIYSGGEKIPLVLSRPLSSNVASLQHLCRKTVNGHLDSYEKVTQLPGPIREFLDQYDAPL from the coding sequence ATGGTAACCCACAGCAAGTTCCCCGCCACCGGGATGAACCGCCCCCTGGACACCAGTCTGCGCCTCAAGACCTTCAGCTCCAAGAGCGAGTACCAGCTGGTGGTGAACGCTGTACGCAAATTGCAAGAGAGCGGCTTCTATTGGAGTGCGGTGACCGGTGGGGAGGCCAACCTGCTGCTAAGCGCTGAGCCCGCGGGTACCTTCCTCATCCGAGACAGCTCGGATCAGCGCCACTTCTTCACTCTCAGCGTCAAAACCCAGTCCGGGACAAAGAACTTGCGGATCCAGTGCGAGGGCGGGAGTTTTTCCCTGCAAAGCGATCCCCGGAGCACCCAGCCCGTGCCCCGTTTTGACTGTGTACTCAAACTGGTACATCACTACATGCCCCCCTCGTCTTCCTCCTCCtcgtcttcctcctcctcttcctcctcctcctcctcaactTCCTCTGCAGCCTCCCCTTCTTCGTTGCAGGATCAGATGCTCCCTCAACCCCTCCCTGGGGCTCCTCCTAAACGAACCTATTATATTTACTCTGGGGGAGAGAAGATCCCCTTGGTGCTCAGTCGACCCCTTTCCTCCAACGTGGCCAGCCTGCAGCACCTCTGTCGAAAGACAGTCAATGGACACCTGGATTCCTATGAGAAAGTTACTCAACTCCCTGGGCCCATCAGGGAATTCCTGGACCAGTACGATGCCCCTCTTTAA